From Opitutales bacterium, a single genomic window includes:
- the lpdA gene encoding dihydrolipoyl dehydrogenase yields MANQNSYDLAVIGGGPAGYAAAIRAGQLGKKVACIEMERAGGTCLNWGCIPSKALLKSAELYQSMLHAEDLGLSAGEIGYDFDKIIQRSRGVADTMAKGIEFLFKKNKVDYIRGKAKIEVPGMIEITDGEAKGQFINASKILIATGAKPRLLPGLEADNEAIFTSREALVMKKQPKSIVIMGAGAIGCEFAYFLNSFGTQVTLVEMLDQVLPVEDADCADVVSKTFKKSGIDVRTGTKAENITKTKSGVKLDLVKGDKSETVEAEALLVSIGVVANTKGLLSNKVKLKEFKGYLTVDDTYETSTKGIYAAGDIIGPPWLAHIATYEAIQAVNGMFGAGKPHKYDAFPGCTYCQPQVASIGKTEKQCKEEGLDVKIGKFPFMASGKAVASNHPEGFVKVITDKKYGEVIGAHIVGSDATELIAEYALAMNLEATTDEIHHTIHAHPTLSEALMEAAAAVTGEAIHI; encoded by the coding sequence ATGGCTAATCAAAATTCATACGACCTTGCTGTAATCGGTGGTGGACCGGCAGGCTACGCAGCGGCAATCCGCGCAGGCCAGCTCGGCAAAAAAGTAGCGTGCATCGAGATGGAGCGCGCTGGTGGCACATGTCTCAACTGGGGATGTATCCCGTCGAAAGCCTTATTGAAGAGCGCAGAGCTCTATCAATCCATGCTGCACGCTGAGGACTTGGGTCTGAGTGCCGGAGAGATTGGCTATGATTTTGACAAAATTATCCAACGCTCGCGCGGCGTGGCCGACACGATGGCCAAGGGAATCGAATTTCTATTCAAAAAGAACAAGGTCGATTATATCCGAGGGAAAGCGAAGATCGAGGTGCCTGGCATGATTGAAATCACCGATGGGGAGGCCAAGGGACAGTTCATCAATGCTTCAAAAATCCTCATTGCTACCGGTGCAAAACCCCGTCTCCTACCTGGCCTAGAAGCCGACAACGAAGCTATTTTCACTTCGCGAGAAGCTCTGGTGATGAAGAAGCAGCCCAAATCGATTGTGATTATGGGGGCCGGAGCTATCGGTTGCGAATTTGCTTATTTCCTCAATAGCTTTGGCACTCAGGTAACACTCGTCGAGATGCTCGACCAAGTCCTCCCTGTCGAAGACGCCGACTGCGCCGATGTCGTGTCTAAAACCTTTAAGAAATCGGGCATCGACGTGCGCACGGGCACCAAAGCCGAGAATATCACCAAAACCAAGTCCGGCGTAAAACTCGACCTGGTAAAAGGTGATAAATCCGAAACCGTCGAAGCTGAGGCACTTCTTGTCTCGATTGGAGTGGTGGCTAATACGAAGGGCCTCCTTTCGAATAAGGTGAAATTGAAAGAATTCAAAGGCTATCTCACAGTCGACGATACCTACGAAACAAGCACCAAAGGTATCTACGCTGCTGGCGATATCATTGGACCACCCTGGCTGGCCCACATTGCAACCTATGAAGCCATTCAAGCCGTTAATGGTATGTTTGGTGCAGGCAAGCCGCACAAGTATGACGCTTTCCCCGGTTGCACCTATTGCCAGCCGCAAGTTGCTTCTATAGGCAAAACCGAAAAGCAGTGTAAAGAAGAGGGCCTGGACGTTAAGATTGGAAAATTCCCCTTCATGGCATCCGGTAAAGCGGTCGCGTCGAACCATCCAGAAGGTTTTGTAAAAGTGATCACCGACAAGAAATACGGCGAAGTAATCGGCGCACACATCGTCGGCTCAGATGCCACCGAGCTCATCGCCGAGTATGCCCTTGCTATGAATCTCGAGGCCACCACCGACGAAATCCATCACACCATCCACGCTCACCCCACCCTGAGCGAGGCCCTTATGGAAGCAGCTGCAGCTGTTACCGGAGAAGCGATTCATATTTAG
- a CDS encoding lipid-A-disaccharide synthase — protein sequence MAKRAIALPAPERPVDLLIVAGEHSGDEHAARMVESILAVRPELHVAAIGGRHLKAAGATELFDLTLHSVIGIVEVLRNYPFFKSLFNGLLDWIGQHRPKHILFVDYPGFNLRIAQQLYARGLSRKGGGSIGVFYYISPQIWAWKAKRRFKIARWVDALGTLFPFEVDCYKDTALDVSFVGHPFVDPQFKSPVCFDAKGPILLLPGSRLGPVLRIFPVLLRVFRLYAERDTEIRAAVVYPSNEVKDLLEAILADFTEIRGRVDLISNEDQATGRAVLTSSGTISLICALAGLPGAIVYRLNRISYWFGKTVLKVPYIGIENLLLERAFHPEFIQDIDEAALLEELVDAVENPARRKDAEHAVEALNQILSPEVDHTVDRWLLEKMDSQG from the coding sequence ATGGCCAAACGCGCAATCGCACTTCCCGCTCCTGAACGCCCCGTAGATCTTTTGATCGTAGCTGGGGAACACTCTGGAGATGAGCATGCTGCACGGATGGTGGAATCGATCTTGGCCGTGCGTCCTGAGCTACACGTTGCAGCGATTGGGGGACGTCACCTGAAGGCAGCGGGAGCAACAGAGCTGTTTGATCTGACCCTACATTCTGTCATCGGGATCGTCGAGGTGCTCAGAAATTATCCTTTTTTTAAGAGTCTCTTTAATGGGCTGTTGGACTGGATTGGGCAGCATCGGCCTAAGCACATTTTGTTTGTCGATTACCCAGGTTTTAATCTGCGTATCGCGCAGCAGCTTTATGCACGTGGGCTGAGTAGAAAGGGTGGAGGTAGCATCGGGGTCTTTTATTACATCAGCCCTCAGATTTGGGCCTGGAAGGCGAAACGCCGCTTCAAAATTGCTCGTTGGGTGGACGCTTTGGGCACCCTGTTTCCCTTTGAGGTCGATTGCTATAAAGACACGGCGTTGGACGTGTCTTTTGTGGGTCACCCCTTTGTGGATCCGCAGTTTAAGTCTCCGGTATGTTTCGATGCGAAGGGACCGATCCTGCTATTGCCTGGCAGCCGTTTGGGTCCGGTTCTCCGGATTTTTCCGGTTTTGCTCCGGGTTTTTCGCCTGTATGCCGAACGGGACACGGAGATTCGGGCAGCGGTGGTCTATCCGAGCAATGAGGTAAAAGACTTATTGGAAGCGATCTTGGCGGACTTCACTGAAATCCGTGGCCGCGTCGATCTCATCTCGAACGAGGATCAGGCGACAGGTCGAGCGGTCCTAACGAGTTCTGGGACCATATCGCTTATCTGCGCTTTGGCGGGTCTGCCAGGAGCGATTGTTTATAGGCTGAATCGCATTAGTTATTGGTTTGGCAAAACCGTGCTTAAAGTGCCTTACATCGGTATAGAAAACCTTTTGCTCGAACGGGCTTTTCATCCGGAGTTCATTCAGGATATCGACGAGGCTGCTTTGCTTGAGGAGCTCGTTGATGCGGTAGAGAATCCAGCGCGACGCAAAGATGCTGAACATGCTGTAGAGGCATTGAATCAGATTTTGAGCCCAGAAGTGGATCACACGGTGGATCGCTGGTTGTTGGAAAAAATGGATTCGCAGGGCTGA
- a CDS encoding acyl-CoA thioesterase, with protein MLETQIEVRVRYAETDQMRVVYHANYLPWFEQARVHMLDELGFPYARMEAEGSMLPVIHCELDYHRPAMFDDRLTVTATVEKIPKLKLEICYRVERDDVLLTTGSTTHVFMSPDGKMMRPPKHILEIFKQALGQE; from the coding sequence ATGCTCGAGACACAGATTGAAGTACGCGTGCGTTACGCCGAGACCGACCAAATGCGGGTCGTATATCATGCTAATTACCTTCCTTGGTTTGAACAGGCACGCGTACATATGCTCGACGAACTGGGCTTTCCCTATGCACGGATGGAAGCTGAGGGGAGCATGCTTCCTGTTATTCATTGTGAGCTAGATTACCACCGGCCTGCCATGTTTGATGATCGTCTCACGGTGACAGCAACTGTGGAGAAGATACCGAAGCTGAAGCTTGAGATCTGTTATCGAGTGGAGCGTGATGACGTCCTGCTGACGACGGGAAGTACAACCCATGTTTTTATGAGTCCTGATGGAAAAATGATGCGGCCTCCCAAGCATATTTTAGAGATTTTTAAACAGGCCTTGGGACAAGAATGA
- a CDS encoding DNA polymerase Y family protein has protein sequence MVVRIRAFGLQAVLRLEAGEGGAACLVEEGAGQRQMSVVTALNTGAERSGVRLGMVATQAVARCPEIRIRARSVEAEATAQRALMCVMQGVSPLCEATAPGVWTLDVSGVMDLDAEALGRDVAEAVREVGLVARVGLAEDVALADLAARCADASQPVYVVDERDRFLAKVPLALAVDDEVLLSALQRWGLRSLGQFAALPVEAVTDRLGDAGRKLWERVQGRQSRLLQVLKAAPVYAERIELEYGVDTVEPLLFILKRFLDTLCAQLALAHQVAASMHVVLETEGDTVWERSFRLPEPSCRADLLLGVLETGLEAAETKYAVNRVALHLEPIDPQARQRALFEATVQNPWRFAETVDRLSGLLGTDRVGSPRLIDSHQPDAWSLVPLAVQVPALEPDAFTDVEQRRMGLPLQRMRPGVVAQVRTRGGYPVAVRSGWVSGTVIESRGPWRLSSAWWERRLQWEHEEWDVHIQGAGLYRLARRVAGWSLEGVYG, from the coding sequence ATGGTGGTGCGGATACGGGCTTTTGGATTGCAGGCGGTGCTTCGGTTGGAGGCCGGTGAGGGAGGGGCGGCGTGCCTGGTGGAGGAGGGCGCTGGGCAGCGGCAGATGTCGGTGGTGACGGCCTTGAATACTGGCGCAGAGCGGTCGGGGGTACGTTTGGGGATGGTCGCGACACAGGCGGTCGCCCGTTGTCCGGAGATACGGATACGGGCGCGTTCGGTAGAGGCAGAGGCCACCGCTCAGCGGGCACTGATGTGTGTGATGCAGGGCGTGAGTCCGCTGTGCGAGGCGACGGCTCCCGGTGTGTGGACATTGGACGTGTCGGGTGTGATGGATTTAGATGCTGAAGCCTTAGGTCGGGATGTTGCGGAGGCAGTGCGTGAGGTCGGTTTGGTGGCTCGGGTGGGTTTAGCGGAGGATGTAGCTTTGGCGGATCTTGCTGCGCGTTGCGCTGACGCAAGTCAGCCGGTGTATGTTGTGGATGAGCGGGATCGGTTCTTAGCGAAGGTGCCGCTAGCGCTGGCGGTTGATGATGAGGTGTTGCTGAGTGCGCTGCAGCGGTGGGGGTTGCGGTCCTTGGGTCAGTTTGCCGCTTTGCCAGTGGAGGCGGTAACGGATCGCCTGGGAGATGCGGGGCGGAAACTCTGGGAGCGTGTGCAAGGGCGGCAGAGCCGTTTGCTCCAGGTCCTCAAGGCTGCGCCAGTGTACGCAGAGCGGATCGAGTTGGAGTATGGGGTAGATACGGTGGAACCCTTGTTATTTATCCTGAAACGATTCTTGGACACACTGTGTGCTCAGCTGGCTTTAGCGCACCAGGTAGCAGCATCGATGCATGTCGTGCTGGAAACCGAAGGGGACACGGTATGGGAGCGCAGTTTTCGTCTTCCGGAGCCGAGTTGCCGTGCCGACTTGTTGCTCGGTGTCTTGGAGACTGGGCTGGAGGCCGCTGAAACGAAGTATGCCGTCAATCGGGTGGCGCTCCATTTGGAGCCGATTGATCCGCAGGCGCGCCAGCGCGCTTTGTTTGAAGCGACGGTGCAGAACCCCTGGCGTTTTGCCGAGACGGTGGACCGTCTGTCTGGACTCCTTGGAACTGATCGTGTGGGGAGTCCGCGTCTGATCGATTCGCATCAACCCGATGCTTGGTCGTTGGTGCCCCTGGCTGTGCAAGTACCGGCGTTGGAGCCAGACGCGTTTACTGATGTCGAACAGCGCCGTATGGGTCTGCCACTTCAGCGAATGCGGCCGGGAGTCGTCGCACAGGTGCGGACGCGTGGGGGCTATCCTGTAGCCGTGCGTTCAGGATGGGTGAGTGGCACGGTCATTGAATCACGCGGACCATGGCGTTTGTCTAGCGCCTGGTGGGAGCGACGCCTACAATGGGAGCATGAAGAGTGGGATGTGCACATTCAAGGCGCAGGGCTGTATCGTCTGGCGCGTCGCGTCGCGGGCTGGTCATTGGAGGGAGTATATGGGTAG
- a CDS encoding dihydrofolate reductase family protein — protein MTAPDPIRLRVVAIAATSLDGKITRHNDPGTAFTSKADKAYFQTALTEFDCSIMGRKTFAASQKFILSHLTEKRLRVVMTRDPEAFAEFEQPGILEFTDASPNQLLESLGQRGYSNCAHLGGSDAYTKFQAANLIDEWWLTIEPRLFATGRPIINQQMDVSMRLISAETLCAGDTLLAKYAVEDVKH, from the coding sequence ATGACAGCTCCCGATCCCATACGACTGCGGGTCGTCGCGATCGCAGCCACCTCGCTTGACGGTAAAATCACACGTCATAACGACCCTGGCACGGCCTTTACATCTAAGGCAGACAAAGCCTATTTCCAGACAGCTCTCACCGAATTTGACTGCAGTATTATGGGCCGCAAAACCTTCGCGGCGTCTCAAAAATTCATCTTATCGCATCTGACTGAAAAACGCCTACGTGTCGTAATGACGCGCGACCCGGAGGCTTTTGCTGAGTTTGAGCAGCCTGGGATCCTGGAATTCACAGACGCGTCCCCAAATCAGCTTCTGGAAAGCCTGGGCCAGCGTGGCTATTCCAATTGCGCCCATCTCGGTGGCAGTGATGCTTACACAAAATTTCAGGCAGCAAACCTTATCGATGAATGGTGGCTCACCATTGAGCCTCGGCTATTTGCTACCGGCCGGCCCATCATCAATCAACAGATGGATGTTTCTATGCGTCTGATCTCAGCAGAGACTTTGTGCGCAGGTGATACCTTGCTCGCAAAATACGCGGTTGAAGATGTGAAGCATTGA
- a CDS encoding sigma-70 family RNA polymerase sigma factor, producing MSSKSTQAAADELLITRFKGGDEAAFEEIVLRYRERIFARVFGLLKNREDAEEVTQDAFMRAHRGLEKFRGEASFSTWLFQIATNLAHNRYWYWWRRKRDKSIYLGQPLAEDSTATVEDILPSEQESPEDEASRNELVAQISLRMDDLSPKHREILTLRNVKGMAYEEIAQHLNLSVGTVKSRIARARESLKQLLGAEFEKTA from the coding sequence ATGTCTTCGAAATCAACCCAAGCTGCAGCAGACGAGCTTTTGATAACCCGCTTTAAAGGTGGGGACGAGGCCGCCTTCGAGGAGATTGTTCTCCGCTACCGCGAGCGTATTTTTGCTCGTGTTTTTGGACTCTTGAAAAACCGCGAAGATGCGGAAGAGGTCACTCAAGATGCCTTCATGCGCGCGCACCGCGGTCTCGAAAAATTTCGTGGTGAGGCCTCGTTTTCGACTTGGCTCTTTCAAATCGCAACGAACCTGGCCCATAACCGCTATTGGTATTGGTGGCGTCGCAAACGTGACAAGTCGATCTATCTGGGTCAGCCACTCGCTGAAGACTCAACTGCTACAGTAGAAGATATTTTACCGAGCGAGCAGGAAAGCCCTGAAGACGAGGCTTCGCGCAATGAGTTGGTTGCGCAGATCTCTTTGCGCATGGATGATCTTAGTCCGAAGCACCGCGAGATTCTAACTTTGCGCAATGTGAAGGGTATGGCCTACGAAGAGATCGCCCAACACCTCAATCTCAGTGTGGGTACGGTGAAGAGCCGCATCGCTCGTGCTCGCGAAAGCTTGAAGCAGCTGCTCGGAGCTGAATTCGAAAAAACTGCTTAA
- a CDS encoding ABC transporter ATP-binding protein gives MSKQGEHVLSAEGVQKSFVSGDDRLEVLRGVELSVSAGELVSICGESGSGKTTLLNILAGLETVDAGEVFWRGRAIGARRLDARTLAPLRATDLGFVFQAYYLVPELNAVENVLLAGRLLGKRGEETQDRAHALLERLGVGHRARGLAHQLSGGERQRVAIARALLNRPGLVIADEPTGNLDEKTGREVIHLLLEVCQQENTACLLVTHNPVYADLTDRQLTLKEGAIL, from the coding sequence ATGAGTAAGCAGGGGGAGCACGTGTTGTCGGCTGAGGGCGTGCAGAAGAGCTTTGTGAGCGGTGATGATCGCCTCGAAGTCTTGCGCGGGGTGGAGCTCTCTGTGTCAGCAGGGGAGCTGGTGAGTATTTGCGGGGAGTCTGGATCGGGAAAGACGACGCTTTTGAATATTTTGGCTGGGCTCGAAACGGTAGATGCGGGCGAGGTCTTTTGGCGGGGTCGAGCTATCGGTGCACGTCGGCTCGATGCCCGGACCTTGGCGCCTCTGCGCGCGACTGATCTGGGTTTTGTCTTCCAAGCCTATTATTTAGTGCCCGAGCTCAATGCGGTGGAGAATGTCCTGTTAGCTGGCCGGTTACTGGGGAAACGCGGAGAAGAGACTCAGGATCGCGCGCATGCACTGCTCGAGCGTCTGGGTGTAGGTCACCGTGCGCGGGGCCTTGCGCATCAGCTTTCTGGAGGAGAGCGGCAGCGGGTGGCAATCGCACGGGCACTTTTGAACCGGCCTGGCTTGGTTATCGCTGACGAACCGACGGGCAATCTCGATGAGAAAACCGGACGCGAGGTGATCCATCTGCTTCTTGAGGTCTGCCAGCAAGAAAACACTGCCTGCTTGCTCGTTACCCACAATCCCGTTTACGCAGATTTGACGGATAGGCAGCTCACTTTGAAGGAGGGCGCAATCCTCTAA
- a CDS encoding ABC transporter permease has translation MPWFLYIALKQLFPTGKWVSFFALMSILGIALGVGVLMVVQTVMNGFGEEIRKGIRESGGDLRIEGARILYDYYDLMDAAREVEGVAGVAPYAQGMVMVQYRNRPLFPTIRGFDTWEDPHVVPIDEFLLSGEKDALTDDTIFLSTGAAVSLGVVVGDTVSVYTPLMLERMRNNEILLPRDLEVAGVFQTGWNQIDSSTVVVSLRLMQELYGLEEGVHGLAVKINEGASLSGVQDALNALTSNGFRAYTWLESNRDFLFILSLEKGVMFFVMLFILLVACFSIVVTLMMSVMRKTREIGLMVAMGARPRDVALGYIFQSMLMGVVGTVVGFLGGWFFLIYRNEIKNFLVFVTQSEAAFVNAYQFADLPAHYDTGSLLAIAVFALFMSTCAGLFPALRAARLKPAEALRYE, from the coding sequence ATGCCTTGGTTTCTCTACATCGCGCTCAAGCAGCTGTTTCCGACTGGGAAATGGGTGTCGTTTTTTGCGCTGATGTCGATCTTGGGGATCGCGCTCGGAGTTGGGGTCTTGATGGTGGTGCAGACGGTAATGAATGGTTTCGGCGAGGAGATCCGCAAGGGTATCCGTGAGTCTGGAGGAGACTTGCGGATCGAGGGTGCGCGCATTTTGTATGATTACTATGACTTGATGGATGCCGCGCGGGAGGTCGAAGGCGTCGCTGGTGTCGCCCCATATGCTCAGGGCATGGTGATGGTACAATATCGCAATCGCCCACTGTTTCCGACGATCCGCGGGTTTGATACATGGGAGGATCCCCATGTGGTGCCGATCGACGAATTTTTACTTTCGGGTGAGAAAGATGCTCTGACGGATGATACGATTTTCCTAAGCACAGGCGCTGCGGTTTCTTTGGGAGTCGTTGTGGGTGATACGGTGTCGGTGTATACGCCGTTGATGCTGGAGCGGATGCGTAATAATGAGATCCTCCTGCCCCGTGATCTAGAGGTAGCCGGTGTGTTTCAGACGGGTTGGAACCAGATCGATTCGAGCACAGTTGTAGTCTCATTGCGTTTAATGCAAGAGCTCTATGGCCTGGAAGAGGGGGTGCACGGTTTGGCGGTTAAAATCAATGAGGGGGCTTCCTTGAGCGGCGTTCAAGATGCGCTCAATGCGCTCACATCTAATGGTTTTCGTGCTTATACTTGGCTAGAGTCTAATCGGGATTTTCTCTTTATCCTGAGCTTAGAGAAGGGCGTGATGTTTTTCGTTATGCTCTTCATTTTGCTGGTGGCTTGTTTTTCTATCGTGGTGACTCTGATGATGTCCGTGATGCGCAAGACGCGTGAGATCGGTCTGATGGTAGCCATGGGGGCTCGGCCTCGTGATGTGGCCCTAGGATACATTTTTCAGAGTATGTTGATGGGTGTCGTGGGGACAGTAGTGGGTTTTCTGGGGGGCTGGTTTTTTCTGATTTATCGCAATGAAATCAAGAATTTCCTGGTCTTCGTTACCCAATCGGAAGCGGCTTTTGTAAACGCATATCAATTCGCTGACCTTCCGGCGCATTATGATACGGGCAGCTTGCTAGCGATTGCGGTATTTGCCCTATTCATGTCGACGTGCGCCGGGTTATTTCCGGCCCTGCGGGCGGCTCGGCTGAAACCTGCGGAGGCCTTGCGCTATGAGTAA
- a CDS encoding LysR family transcriptional regulator: protein MHIENLKIFSDLVESESFSRAAKLNGITQSAVSQQLRAMEKHFNVLIVDRSQKQFRLTREGNKIYDSAKDILHQYDQLNSELQEMKKVISGTIQLSTIYSIGLHELPPYIKKFMQEFPSVNVRVEYRRANLVYEDVLQNSVDLGLVAYPNKMRQLEILPFAEDELVMIAAPSNPISQNVTINIQQMNGQKIIGFEQDIPTRRATDQIFKEADIQLEPSMEFDNIETVKRAVEIDAGVAIVPSATVNQEVSQGLLKKVRIRNISAMRPLAIVHRKGRVLTPAMKKFISLLTGKPYEKVKPLEEEE, encoded by the coding sequence ATGCACATCGAGAACCTAAAGATCTTCTCTGATCTGGTCGAGAGCGAGAGTTTCTCTCGCGCTGCAAAGCTCAACGGCATCACACAGTCCGCGGTCAGCCAGCAGCTCCGAGCTATGGAAAAGCACTTCAACGTGCTCATTGTTGATCGAAGTCAAAAACAATTCCGACTCACCCGCGAGGGAAACAAAATTTACGATTCAGCGAAAGACATTCTCCACCAATACGATCAGCTCAACTCAGAGCTTCAGGAGATGAAAAAGGTCATTAGTGGAACCATTCAACTCTCCACAATTTACAGTATCGGCCTGCATGAACTCCCGCCCTACATCAAGAAATTCATGCAGGAGTTTCCCTCTGTGAATGTGCGTGTTGAATACCGCCGAGCAAACTTGGTTTACGAGGATGTACTTCAAAACAGTGTCGACTTAGGCTTGGTCGCTTATCCCAACAAAATGCGTCAGTTGGAGATATTACCCTTTGCTGAAGATGAGCTCGTAATGATCGCAGCACCCAGCAACCCTATCTCGCAGAATGTGACCATCAACATCCAGCAGATGAATGGTCAGAAAATCATCGGGTTCGAACAAGACATCCCCACCCGCCGCGCGACCGATCAGATTTTCAAAGAGGCCGATATACAGCTCGAGCCATCCATGGAGTTCGATAATATAGAAACAGTGAAACGAGCGGTCGAAATCGACGCGGGAGTCGCAATCGTCCCCAGTGCAACCGTAAACCAAGAAGTATCGCAAGGTCTCTTGAAAAAAGTGCGCATCCGCAACATCTCCGCTATGCGCCCCTTGGCCATCGTGCACCGCAAGGGACGTGTCCTCACACCTGCGATGAAAAAATTTATATCGCTTCTCACTGGAAAACCCTATGAGAAAGTCAAACCGCTTGAAGAGGAAGAGTAG
- a CDS encoding DoxX family protein → MSRVKSILFGGQTGLPLLTDLSLTVFRVFVGLTMALAHGWGKTPPSEGFINRTGEMGFPFPTLFAWSASLSELVGGALLAIGLLSRPSAFFLTITLGVAAFIAHGDDIFGGNFKGGEKALLFFMANLMYTCVGSGRFSIDALIRK, encoded by the coding sequence ATGAGTCGTGTAAAATCTATTCTCTTCGGCGGTCAAACCGGCCTCCCTCTCCTCACAGACCTCTCACTCACCGTATTCAGAGTCTTCGTTGGACTTACTATGGCTTTAGCACATGGATGGGGAAAAACCCCGCCCAGTGAAGGCTTCATCAACCGCACTGGGGAAATGGGCTTCCCCTTTCCGACCTTATTCGCATGGAGCGCTAGCCTGTCAGAACTCGTGGGTGGCGCCCTCCTCGCTATCGGGCTCCTCAGCCGCCCCTCAGCATTTTTCCTTACCATCACCCTCGGTGTCGCCGCTTTCATCGCACACGGAGACGACATCTTCGGCGGCAACTTCAAAGGCGGCGAAAAGGCCCTCCTGTTCTTCATGGCCAACCTTATGTATACCTGCGTCGGCAGCGGCCGCTTCAGTATCGACGCTCTTATCAGAAAGTAG
- the ggt gene encoding gamma-glutamyltransferase, which produces MLKKTTLFLSIAIASATFLHADAPIPPIISSADRFHPEIGASGMVVSRETVATEEGLKVLQAGGNAIDAAVVTHFVLAVTTPQAGNIGGGGFMIIHHDEEDETVALDYREKAPQAAHRDLFLDEEGNADSEKSRYSHVAAGIPGSVAGMAKALETYGTLSWAEALAPAIRVAREGFPVSRDLAFSLDSGKARLLANGEAKDVFFKSDNTPYVFGEILKLPLLADTLEKIAEGGPEVFYEGEIAAALVADMEANDGIWTMEDLAAYEAIFREPAMGNYQGYTIASMPPPSSGGVHIVQMLNVLEPYDLKALGHNSSAYIHLLSGAMQHAYADRSKHLGDSDFYPVPLEWLTSKEYGHEIRDKLNRFAAVQALEVSPGEAPQEGDQTTHFSIVDGDGNAVSCTTTVNFSFGNKYLVPGLGFFLNNEMDDFSAKPGVPNAYGLVGGEANAIEAEKRMLSSMSPTLILDENGDIFMVAGSPGGSRIITATLQAILNVIDHEMNIAEAVSEARFHNQWLPDAIYFEEGLNLDSIRILESMGYTLRQRTRVGNVNAIVKKGEYLYGAADPRALAGSAKGF; this is translated from the coding sequence ATGCTCAAAAAGACTACACTATTCCTGTCTATCGCTATTGCATCGGCTACCTTTTTACATGCCGATGCACCCATTCCGCCGATCATCAGCTCTGCCGATCGCTTTCACCCTGAAATCGGCGCATCAGGCATGGTGGTCTCGCGGGAAACGGTTGCAACTGAGGAGGGCTTGAAGGTGTTGCAAGCGGGTGGCAATGCGATTGATGCCGCAGTGGTGACCCATTTCGTCTTGGCTGTGACCACGCCTCAAGCTGGCAATATTGGAGGTGGGGGCTTCATGATCATCCATCATGATGAGGAGGATGAGACGGTGGCGCTTGATTACCGAGAGAAGGCGCCTCAAGCGGCACACCGAGATTTGTTTTTAGACGAGGAAGGCAACGCTGACTCTGAGAAATCACGTTACAGCCATGTTGCAGCAGGGATCCCTGGTAGCGTCGCGGGGATGGCCAAAGCTCTGGAAACCTATGGCACCCTGTCGTGGGCAGAAGCGTTGGCTCCCGCTATTCGCGTGGCGCGTGAGGGCTTTCCTGTCAGCCGTGACCTTGCTTTTAGCCTAGATTCGGGCAAAGCGCGGCTCCTTGCCAACGGTGAAGCGAAGGACGTATTCTTCAAATCCGATAACACGCCCTATGTTTTTGGGGAAATCCTCAAACTACCGTTACTGGCGGATACCCTAGAAAAAATCGCAGAAGGGGGTCCGGAAGTGTTTTACGAAGGCGAAATCGCCGCGGCCCTTGTGGCGGATATGGAAGCCAACGATGGGATTTGGACCATGGAAGACCTCGCTGCCTATGAGGCTATTTTTCGCGAGCCGGCCATGGGGAATTATCAGGGTTACACGATTGCTTCGATGCCGCCCCCGAGCTCAGGCGGCGTGCACATTGTCCAGATGCTCAATGTCTTGGAACCGTATGACTTGAAAGCACTGGGCCATAACTCGAGTGCATACATCCATCTTTTGTCCGGTGCGATGCAGCACGCTTATGCCGACCGCTCCAAACACCTCGGCGATAGCGATTTCTACCCGGTACCTCTCGAATGGCTCACATCCAAAGAATACGGGCATGAGATTCGCGATAAGCTGAATCGTTTCGCAGCTGTGCAGGCCCTTGAGGTCAGTCCTGGGGAAGCACCCCAAGAGGGCGATCAAACCACTCATTTCAGTATCGTTGACGGGGATGGCAATGCAGTCTCCTGCACCACGACGGTTAATTTCTCCTTTGGAAATAAATATCTAGTGCCCGGTCTGGGCTTTTTCCTAAACAATGAGATGGATGATTTCTCTGCAAAACCAGGCGTGCCAAACGCGTATGGTCTAGTGGGAGGTGAAGCTAACGCTATTGAGGCGGAAAAGCGCATGCTGTCCTCGATGTCTCCGACCCTTATCTTAGACGAAAATGGAGACATTTTCATGGTGGCTGGGAGTCCAGGTGGCAGTCGAATTATTACCGCTACGCTTCAAGCTATTCTGAATGTAATCGATCATGAGATGAACATTGCCGAGGCAGTCTCAGAGGCTCGTTTTCACAACCAGTGGTTGCCAGATGCCATTTACTTTGAGGAGGGGCTGAATCTCGACTCCATCCGTATCCTTGAGTCGATGGGTTATACGCTCAGACAGCGCACGCGCGTCGGGAATGTGAACGCGATCGTTAAAAAAGGAGAGTATCTCTACGGAGCCGCCGACCCACGCGCCTTGGCAGGTTCAGCCAAGGGCTTTTAG